Within the Sporosarcina luteola genome, the region AAAAAAAAAGGGGGGTATTCATTGCATCCAGCTGAACTAATTGAATTGATCATAGTCGGTGGGATTTTACTTGTTATTCTATTAGTTTCTCTTATTTTGAAAGGAAAATGGAGAAAAGTTATTCAGGGATTGGCTATATTATTTTTGGTGTCTTTTGGTATTTTTTATTTTGTACGTCCAGATTGGATTGATATACAAATTGAAAAAAAAAGTAGGTTATATTCAGATGCATTTGGAAGAACAGTACCCTGGGGAAACGTGGGAATATAGGATAGTGCCTCATCGTGAGGACGGCTATAAACACCTGAATCCATATTATATAGGCGTAATATTTGATACCGAACCACTAGTGGAATATAAATATTTCGCCCGTAATAAAAGTGATATTACCCAACGAGGGTGGGTTACACCTGATTTACACGACCTAAAACATTTAGAAGGTTTAGGAGAGTAATTACTGTTTATTATGAAGTTTCATCTTCTCTAATTGATTTGAATATTAATCTTCATTATGATCTTTAAATTACGGGTGCTTTAGCTCAATAAGGAAAGTAAAATATTTCGCAAATAAACGCTCAGATTTGAGCGTTTTTACTTGTTTTTTATATATCTATTTCACTGTTGAAATAAATGCTGATTAGCCTGTTAGTTACGTTGTTAATTGGACTTTTCTCCCCATCAACCGAACCCGTTACTAATTTAGGTGGTCTTCTTTATGATCAAACTTGTGAAATCGCGCCTGTTAATTAAATAACTCGTCTACTTTATTTTCATCATCCGAATGTTTTTGTATTAACGTTTTTACTTCATCCTCACTTTGCAATCCTGTAAAATCTTCTCCATACCAAGTTTTTAGTTTATCTTTGGTAATTGTGTATTCTTCGTTCTCAAAATTAAACCTGACCCAATCTGCATTCTGAAGTAAGGTGAATAAAAATGTAGCATTATAAACAACAATATCTTTATAATCCTGTTCCGATTCTTCAAGGCTGTAATTCAAAATGATGCCATATGGCTCCTCATCTGTTTTCAGTTCAAATCTTGTAAACTGTTCTGCATTCTTTAATCGACTTACGATATTCCCTACTGCACTGTTATCCCCAACATAAGCATCCTTATAGTTGAATAAATCCCCGACATAACCGAACTTAATGTCAAGAGGTTCTCCGTCCCTGCTTTTTGAATCACACCCACTTACTATCAGAGCAATCAACAGTAAAAAAGATGAAAGTGTACGTATTTTTTTCATAAGCATTCTCTCAAGAATGAATTACCTATTCAACTAAAGGATGCATTTGTTGAATAAGCCGTCTTCTTATAACTCTATTTTAGCACAATATCCCTTGCGCTCTTCAATAATTTCAATTACTTTAGAATTCTATTCAAGGAGCCATTCCACCTACCAATTAACAAGTATAGTAGCTGTGTAAGTAGCAGAGGGACATAAATTTAGGTACTGTTGTTGCTTGGCTTAACAATTGTGGTGAGATTTACTTGAACATTGATACATCAACAGAAAAGGAGACACAATTCATATGCGAATTGCGTCCCCGAATGCTATATTTTCTCTCCATCAATTGGAGCCGTCGCTTCTTGACTACCTTTCTTTTATTCACCAACCCAGCGCCATCCGCAGCGTGCAGCAGCTGCTTTGGGCGTCGCTGTTCGAGAAGTCGATCTGGATGCCGGAGGGTGTGTAGGACAGATTGTATTTAATGGTTACACCTGTCGAGCGGACGAGCCGCTCAACTTCTTGTTGGTCCGAACGCTGTGCGGCGTCCATGAGCCTGCGGGCGAAATCATCTGAAGCTGTCAGCGTACCGATGAAAAGATTCGCTTCATTCATCACTTGCTTGAATCGTTTAGCCGACTCGTTTAATTTCCGCGTATTTACCGGAGGAAAGGGGCTTCTTCCGCCTTGCGGTGTCGGAGTGGGCATAGCCATATATCCTGGGTGGACCGGCATGAAAGCTTGTTGCCGGGAATTGAAGCCATAAGGAAAAGAGGAATAATACATAGGCAACCTCCGCATTTCTTCGATGCCTCAGTATATGCCCATTGCGGGGGACTCGTGTTTCTAACTCACGCCCCGATCGTCCGGAGCAGCTTATCCATATCCTCTTTCAATAAAATTTTCGGCACCGGGTAAAGCGGATTCGCTTCTTGTATCGCGCGCTCCGCCATGAGCGGGATGTCGCTGTCGATAATGCAGTCCACATTCACCGAGATGTCCATCTCTTCATTCAAATCCTTAATTGCTTGAATGAATTTCATCGCCTTCTCCCTGGTGGATTCGGAAGCTGCGCAAACACCGGCTGCATCAGCCAACTCTGCCAAAGGCTCGTGCACAGATTCCCCGTAATAGTCAAGGACATGAGGAAGGATGACGGCATTGGCGAGTCCATGCGGCACGTTGTAAAATCCGCTCAGCGTATGGGCGATAGCATGGACATTGCCGACATAGGCACGAGTGAACGCCATTCCTGCGAGATAGGCGGCTTTTTGCATATTTGTGCGTGCGGCTATATTATCCCCATTGGAATAAGCTTCGTATAGATTTTCGAAAATGAGCTTCACGGCATCGACGCTCCATTGTCTCGTCTGCTTCGTATTGCTTTTGCCGATGTACGCTTCGACCGCGTGCGTCAGTGCGTCCATTCCGGTCGTTGACGTGATATGCCTCGGAAGTTTCACGGTGAGCAGCGGATCCAACACTGCGAAATGCGGAATGAGGGCGGTGTCCATGAGCGCATATTTCTCATGCGTTTCACTGTTGGAAACGACGCAGGCGAGTGTCGCTTCACTGCCGGTTCCAGCCGTCGTAGGCACTACGAATAGTGGCGGCATTTTTTTATTCACCTTCAAAATGCCTTTCATTTGGGGAATGGTTTTGCTTGGCCTGGCCAAGCGTGCACCGACCCCTTTCGCACAATCAATCGACGATCCGCCGCCGAATGCGACAAGACCTTGGCAATCGTTCGCTTTATATAGTTGCAGCGCCTCCTCGATATTATCGATCGTCGGATTCGGGACCGTTTTGTCGTACATGGCAAACGTGATTCCTTCACGTCGCATTCCATCAAGGAAACCATCCATTAATCCGGTTGCGGCAATCCCTGTATCACTCACAATCAAAACCGTTTCAATGCCTTCTCGTTTAATCAACCTCGGAAGCTCTGCTAAACTATTTTCCCCTTCTAGTAGCTGGGGTTCCCGCCATGGTAGAAAAAGAGTAGACACTTTCATCACACCCTGAAAGCTGCGACAATACAATTTGTACATGCAAATTCACCATCCCTCAAGTAGATGTAACATTCTAACTATTGTACCTTGAAATGACAGTAAATTGCTAGAAATTTATTGCAAACTAGCGCCTGAAAAAGATATCGGTCATTTCCAGAGAGTTATCGATCAGTTGCCTAAGATTATCGATCATTTGCACGATGTTATCAATCATTTCCCGGAACTTATCGTTCATTTTGAATATTGCGAATGAATTGAGCCGCTTGTGCGGAGTTTCGAGCCACCGATTGCGGAGAATAGAGCCACCTTTTGCGAGACAAAGAGCCATTATATATAAAATAACCTCTTGTATACTAAAGTTGCATGCAAATTAGCATGACCCTACTATACAGGAGGTTATTTTTATGGTTAGTTATCGGAGGAGGATTTTGGAAATACTGTACCCCTTTATGGAAAAGAGAATATCCCTGAGAGTTCTTTACTATGGTATCTATATTTTAGTGTGGTCTTTACATCTTTTAAACCTAAGAGTTAAAAGTGTTCCAATAACTACTGCTGCAATAAAAATACCATATATATTCCCATTGAAAAACAAGGTGTTCGTGTACTGATTAATGATACTTCCTCTATATCCTTCTTCGAATGGATTATACGGGTGATTTGATAAAGCGTTTAATTTACTTGAAACATATGTTATTTGCAATATAGTCCCCATTACAAGTAAAACAATCCCAAACATGATATGTTTTATCAATTCAGATAGTGGTTGCCGTTTAAAGCCTTGATAAATACCTTTACTTAATATAAATAATTGGATAAGAAAAATTGGAATTAGGAAGTATAGAACAATGAAACCTATATTCCCATTACCAGAAACCGCTTTATTTGGTCGTGGCTTGAAAGTAACTATATCTACAAGGAAGAATAATAATGTACTTGTAATAAGAATAATAATAAAAGTTGTAAATAAGGATTTTTTAGAGTTTGGTTTAATAAACTTATTCCCTATAAAAAAAGCATAAATTGAAATGATTAATAAAAATATAGAGTTCATGCTCGAATCCTCCTTTGCTTTACTTATTAGGTTATAAAAATATTATATAACTACTTAGCCTATCTAAAAATCTGTAGACAAGGAGAGGGGAGAATTGTGCATGTTACCTCTCTGTGAATGGGTCATTAATTATGGACGTAAAGACCAGCTCGTAATCTGTTGGACCGTCTAAGGAATCATCGTGATGTCGTGTGGGCGTTTTTAGTCCATCCAGCAATTCCAATCGACAACAATCAATAGGAACAGAGATCCCCTCTATTAATGTCCAACAAAAATCCACGCCATTCAAGAACTAATAGAAACGGGTACGATTAGTTAAACCTACAAGCGATAGAAAATAGAAACCCCTCCTAAATTATGAAGAGGGGCTGAGTATTTACAAACTTCCTTTAATTTATATAATTTACTAATCCCATTGCCATATCCTTGCTGTTATCGTCCCAGTTTAACCAAATGGTACCTGATCCCGCATCTGGATCCTTAATTGCAAACTTTGCCACACTTCTATCATCATATCCAATACCAGCAACAAAATGATAAGGCACATAAGTACCTTCTCTAATAAAAAAATCAAATCGTAAGCCAGCCGGCTTATCGGACATAATCATGTCTTTGTAATGCTCAAAGTAACCATTGGCTCTATATGACCATACATCCCATTTGGTGGCTGTATAGTTTTCCCTTACATGCGTGCGTA harbors:
- a CDS encoding DUF4825 domain-containing protein encodes the protein MKKIRTLSSFLLLIALIVSGCDSKSRDGEPLDIKFGYVGDLFNYKDAYVGDNSAVGNIVSRLKNAEQFTRFELKTDEEPYGIILNYSLEESEQDYKDIVVYNATFLFTLLQNADWVRFNFENEEYTITKDKLKTWYGEDFTGLQSEDEVKTLIQKHSDDENKVDELFN
- a CDS encoding iron-containing alcohol dehydrogenase — translated: MYKLYCRSFQGVMKVSTLFLPWREPQLLEGENSLAELPRLIKREGIETVLIVSDTGIAATGLMDGFLDGMRREGITFAMYDKTVPNPTIDNIEEALQLYKANDCQGLVAFGGGSSIDCAKGVGARLARPSKTIPQMKGILKVNKKMPPLFVVPTTAGTGSEATLACVVSNSETHEKYALMDTALIPHFAVLDPLLTVKLPRHITSTTGMDALTHAVEAYIGKSNTKQTRQWSVDAVKLIFENLYEAYSNGDNIAARTNMQKAAYLAGMAFTRAYVGNVHAIAHTLSGFYNVPHGLANAVILPHVLDYYGESVHEPLAELADAAGVCAASESTREKAMKFIQAIKDLNEEMDISVNVDCIIDSDIPLMAERAIQEANPLYPVPKILLKEDMDKLLRTIGA